A single window of Vibrio sp. HB236076 DNA harbors:
- a CDS encoding ATP-binding protein, whose amino-acid sequence MLQIITRSIVAKIILVLSLLVVTIAATYIVMAQRLSTIHSAMNNVTEISTYTTSILSMNKELVEIQRDISVYSNTGSQSVLAKISQNLTHLHLRIQALSRGHVPPEELRYVDSLSELVVRFSGHLEVLVSLHQLRSGLIDTELESIYQQATTFLESSERESQNAEMKLSIVEKINDWHTLHRSAWLFLTKKDFTKKQSVNSLLNKIAHKSSNFAPQFMVKLDDLVKQYQVTFTKSVQANRNYLSLINVVIAGDAIEFSTQANKLKELSLERLNEIKKVGNESIDTSVQTLIVLSVASVVYMLGLSLFFHLHIAKAIILLTQSFRQFLAGNLSASIHGTKREDEIGLLAEAASRFRDVSQDLIVAKQNAEHTTKIKSEFLANMSHEIRTPMNGVLGMAWQLSTTELSASQRRMLEIIQSSGNSLLVIINDILDLSKIEAGKIELEHLPISLQKLCEELEHLFRHQAEEKGIQLFVNASSKDTYFLGDETRIKQVLMNLLSNAIKFTDQGRVALDIDIDKQDDNKQLLTFRVTDSGIGIDDNNIKTLFDAFSQADTSITRRYGGTGLGLTITSKLLSLMQTELNIDSQLGKGSCFYFTLDSEAPQRQDFGSLEQVIPAPSTDFSHLKILVAEDNEINQVVIESLLHNLNITTIVIVDDGKQAVEQCQAEHFDLILMDMQMPVLDGLQATSQIKQLAAYQNTPIIALTANVLETDKQLCLSVGMCDFLTKPLDFYKLEAMLVKWGAVKPR is encoded by the coding sequence TTGTTGCAAATCATTACTCGCTCGATTGTAGCAAAAATTATTTTGGTGCTTAGCTTGCTCGTTGTCACGATTGCGGCGACGTATATTGTCATGGCGCAGCGGCTTTCCACGATTCACTCTGCCATGAACAATGTGACTGAAATCAGCACTTATACCACATCGATTCTGAGCATGAATAAAGAACTCGTCGAAATTCAGCGAGATATTTCTGTGTACAGTAACACAGGGAGCCAGAGTGTATTGGCAAAAATCAGCCAAAACCTGACCCATCTTCACTTGAGAATTCAGGCTTTGTCACGCGGTCATGTCCCCCCAGAGGAATTGCGTTATGTTGATTCTTTATCTGAGCTGGTGGTGCGTTTTTCCGGCCATCTAGAGGTACTCGTTTCACTTCATCAACTTCGTTCTGGCTTGATCGATACTGAGCTTGAGTCTATTTATCAGCAAGCGACGACATTTTTAGAGTCATCAGAACGTGAGTCGCAAAACGCAGAGATGAAATTGAGCATTGTGGAAAAGATCAACGACTGGCATACCCTACATCGCAGCGCATGGCTGTTTTTAACTAAAAAAGACTTTACTAAAAAGCAATCGGTTAACTCGCTATTGAACAAAATCGCTCATAAATCGTCAAATTTTGCTCCGCAATTTATGGTAAAACTTGACGATTTGGTGAAGCAATACCAAGTGACCTTTACCAAAAGTGTGCAAGCAAACCGCAACTATCTTTCGTTAATTAATGTCGTGATCGCAGGGGATGCGATTGAGTTTAGTACGCAAGCGAATAAGCTTAAAGAGCTTTCTTTAGAGCGGCTCAATGAGATAAAAAAAGTCGGTAACGAGAGTATTGACACCTCAGTGCAAACCCTGATCGTGTTGAGTGTTGCTTCGGTGGTGTACATGCTTGGCTTATCACTCTTTTTTCATTTGCATATCGCCAAGGCCATTATCTTACTTACCCAGAGTTTTCGACAATTTTTGGCGGGAAACTTGTCTGCTTCCATTCATGGTACGAAACGCGAAGATGAAATTGGTTTGTTAGCGGAAGCGGCGAGTCGCTTTCGCGATGTTAGCCAAGATCTGATTGTTGCCAAACAAAATGCCGAACACACGACCAAGATCAAATCGGAATTTTTGGCCAACATGAGCCATGAAATTCGCACGCCAATGAATGGGGTTTTAGGCATGGCTTGGCAATTGAGTACTACAGAGTTATCGGCGTCCCAGCGTCGTATGCTTGAGATTATTCAATCGTCGGGAAACAGCTTGTTAGTCATCATTAACGATATTTTGGATTTAAGTAAAATTGAAGCCGGTAAAATAGAGCTCGAACATCTGCCGATCAGTTTGCAAAAGCTGTGCGAAGAGTTAGAACATTTATTTCGGCATCAAGCCGAAGAAAAAGGTATCCAGCTGTTTGTGAATGCCTCTTCAAAAGACACCTACTTTTTAGGCGATGAGACCCGAATCAAACAAGTGCTGATGAATCTTTTGAGCAATGCGATCAAGTTTACCGACCAAGGCCGTGTCGCATTGGATATTGATATTGATAAGCAAGACGATAATAAGCAGTTATTAACCTTTCGTGTCACGGATTCCGGAATCGGGATTGATGACAACAACATAAAAACGCTTTTTGACGCTTTTTCTCAAGCCGATACATCGATTACTCGTCGTTATGGCGGCACTGGCTTAGGGCTCACTATCACCAGTAAGCTCTTGTCGCTCATGCAAACGGAGTTAAACATCGATAGTCAATTAGGCAAGGGCTCTTGTTTCTATTTTACATTAGACAGTGAAGCGCCTCAGAGACAAGATTTCGGCTCATTAGAGCAAGTGATACCAGCGCCAAGTACGGATTTTTCACACCTTAAAATATTGGTGGCGGAGGATAATGAGATAAACCAAGTCGTGATAGAAAGTTTGCTTCACAACCTCAACATCACAACGATTGTTATCGTTGACGATGGGAAACAAGCGGTTGAACAATGCCAAGCCGAACACTTCGACCTTATTTTAATGGATATGCAAATGCCCGTCCTCGACGGTTTGCAAGCGACAAGCCAAATAAAGCAACTGGCTGCTTACCAAAATACCCCGATCATTGCGCTTACCGCCAACGTGTTAGAAACAGATAAGCAATTGTGTTTGAGTGTGGGTATGTGTGACTTTTTAACCAAGCCTTTGGATTTTTACAAGCTCGAAGCGATGCTGGTCAAATGGGGAGCGGTTAAGCCAAGATGA
- a CDS encoding PotD/PotF family extracellular solute-binding protein — MSYNVNRRQFLRTLGAGAATSALGIKAPYVFAKQKVTLRVMGTHVTLQEELRQKAMQELGIHLSFTPMGDAALLQKAATDPSSFDLYEHWSDSINILWQAGTIKPIEVERLRYWDEINSLTKTGKLTPDARVGAGDAPNKIIFVQPDGSLGASASRQLSFMPYVHNVDSFGYNTRFIEKGQAYQTESWSWLLEEQNKGKVALINAPTIGIFDAALAAQSKGLMTFKDIGNMSMAEIDTLFDILLAKKRQGHFAGFWTSVPQSVDFMKSERVHIQSMFSPAISACKGQGIPVVYAAPKEGYRAWHGVMCLSSNVSGHVQDAAYEYMNWWLSGYPGAFIARQGYYISNPERSRELMSKAEWDYWYEGKEAQTDLRGTDGNVSINAGDIRHGGSYLSRLSNIAVWNTVMQNYDYSLDKWYELLYA; from the coding sequence ATGAGTTATAACGTAAACCGACGTCAGTTTCTGCGCACACTTGGCGCCGGGGCCGCCACCTCGGCGTTGGGGATCAAGGCGCCTTATGTGTTCGCAAAACAAAAAGTCACTTTACGGGTGATGGGAACCCACGTCACATTACAAGAAGAACTGCGTCAAAAAGCCATGCAGGAACTGGGTATCCATTTATCGTTCACCCCGATGGGCGATGCGGCCTTGCTGCAAAAGGCCGCCACGGATCCAAGCTCATTTGACCTTTACGAGCATTGGTCGGATTCGATCAATATTCTTTGGCAGGCAGGCACGATTAAACCTATCGAAGTCGAGCGGCTTAGGTACTGGGATGAGATAAACTCGCTCACTAAAACGGGGAAATTAACCCCAGATGCACGCGTTGGAGCGGGAGATGCGCCGAATAAAATTATTTTTGTTCAGCCCGATGGCTCACTTGGGGCCAGTGCATCGAGACAGCTGAGTTTTATGCCTTATGTGCACAATGTCGACTCATTTGGGTACAACACGCGTTTTATCGAAAAGGGGCAAGCTTATCAAACGGAATCTTGGTCTTGGCTTCTAGAAGAACAAAACAAGGGTAAAGTGGCTTTAATTAACGCGCCAACCATTGGCATATTTGATGCTGCTCTTGCCGCGCAAAGCAAAGGGTTAATGACATTTAAAGACATTGGCAACATGAGCATGGCTGAAATTGATACGTTATTTGATATCTTGCTGGCCAAAAAACGCCAAGGTCACTTTGCCGGTTTTTGGACTTCCGTTCCACAATCGGTCGACTTTATGAAGAGCGAACGAGTGCATATTCAAAGTATGTTTTCACCTGCCATTAGCGCTTGTAAAGGGCAGGGTATTCCGGTGGTTTACGCGGCGCCAAAAGAAGGCTACCGAGCATGGCATGGCGTCATGTGCTTGTCATCCAATGTGTCTGGACATGTACAAGATGCGGCTTATGAATACATGAATTGGTGGTTATCTGGCTACCCAGGGGCATTCATTGCTAGGCAAGGATATTACATCTCTAACCCAGAGCGCAGCCGAGAGTTAATGTCAAAAGCAGAATGGGATTATTGGTACGAAGGCAAAGAAGCTCAAACGGATTTGAGAGGGACCGATGGCAATGTGTCGATTAACGCTGGTGATATACGTCATGGGGGCAGCTACCTATCGCGTCTGTCCAATATCGCGGTTTGGAACACCGTCATGCAAAATTACGACTACAGCCTAGATAAATGGTACGAATTACTTTACGCATAA